TTTGTTTCCAAATCCGGCATACTGAATAAATACAGACTATTATTACAGGAGTACTCCTGATCGTGTCCATAGGACCGTCATGACTTATTTAATCCGATCTATGGCCAAAATTCTGATCTTATTTGCGCATCCTGCATTGGAAAAATCCAGGGTGCACGCACAACTACTGACTGCCATACGCGGAATGCAGGGCATTACACTGCACGACCTATATGAAGTGTATCCGGACATGAACATAGATGTAAGGCATGAACAATCCCTGCTTTTACAACATGACATCATCCTCTTCCAGCATCCACTTTACTGGTATAGTGCGCCCGCCATTATCAAACAATGGATGGACCTTGTACTGGAACACGGATGGGCATACGGCCGTACCGGTACAGCCCTCAGAGGCAAAACAGCAGGCAATGTGATTAGTGCAGGTTCACAGGAAACAGCCTATCATAAAGAAGGGTGGCACCGTCATACTGCCAGTGAGTTCATGCTTCCGTTCAGACAGACAGCAGCACTCTGCAACATGCAGTATATAGAACCGTATGTTATTTACGGCACCCATAAACTGAACTATAGCGGTATCAGTGAAGCTGCCATTGCTTATAAACAAATGCTGGAACAATTGAGGGACGGACAACTTAAAATTCAATGACATGGAGCACTCTTATTTCTTTATAGCCATGATCTACCTGGCGGCAGCGGTGATATTCATCCCTATTGCCAGGAAGCTCGGATTAGGTTCCGTACTGGGATATCTCCTGGCGGGTGTCGTGATAGGACCTTCACTGATGGGTTTTATCGGGCAGGAAGGGCAGGATATTATGCACTTCGCCGAATTTGGCGTTGTAATGATGCTATTCCTGATAGGTATTGAACTGGAGCCTGCCCTGTTATGGAACATGCGGGCACCCATTCTGGGCCTGGGTGGCTTACAGGTACTGATCACAACCGCGCTTATTACTGGTCTGGCACTCTTAATTGG
The DNA window shown above is from Chitinophaga agri and carries:
- a CDS encoding NAD(P)H-dependent oxidoreductase gives rise to the protein MAKILILFAHPALEKSRVHAQLLTAIRGMQGITLHDLYEVYPDMNIDVRHEQSLLLQHDIILFQHPLYWYSAPAIIKQWMDLVLEHGWAYGRTGTALRGKTAGNVISAGSQETAYHKEGWHRHTASEFMLPFRQTAALCNMQYIEPYVIYGTHKLNYSGISEAAIAYKQMLEQLRDGQLKIQ